In Aspergillus nidulans FGSC A4 chromosome II, the genomic stretch GACGCAGTCACCGGCGAACGCTACATACCCTCTTCAGTCCGAGCAGACGGCTCGAAGCGTAAGGAGATCAAGGTCCGACCCGGATACCGCCCACCTGAGGATGTGGAATTGTACAGAAAccgcgctgcagctgcttggAAGAACCGCGGGAAAGCTGGTGTTCCTGGAGCAGAGGGCTTGACGCAGACGGGGAGCGACCCGTCAAAATCAGTTTCGGGTAGCGGCACCGCGGCCAGCAACAAGAACGCGAAAAGGCGGGAGGcgaagaaaaaagcaaaggctgGAGCTACCCTGGACGGCACCGGATCCACCACAAATGGGAAAGATATTTCTCAGATTGATAATTGGCGTGCCGGTTCGgcaaaacagcagcaacaggatGCGCCTGCGGATCCTGTCAATCCGGAGGTagagcgggagaagaaggctcgGAACCTAAGGAAGAAGCTTAAGCAAGCGCGGGAGTTAAgcgacaagaagaacaagggaGAGGTTTTACTGCcggagcagctggagaaggtgat encodes the following:
- a CDS encoding putative RNA binding protein Pym (transcript_id=CADANIAT00004774), which translates into the protein MASPNQISNVSQSGITTDAVTGERYIPSSVRADGSKRKEIKVRPGYRPPEDVELYRNRAAAAWKNRGKAGVPGAEGLTQTGSDPSKSVSGSGTAASNKNAKRREAKKKAKAGATLDGTGSTTNGKDISQIDNWRAGSAKQQQQDAPADPVNPEVEREKKARNLRKKLKQARELSDKKNKGEVLLPEQLEKVIKIQELIRQLDALGFDAAGEDKESEFQKEKQEK